One genomic segment of Theobroma cacao cultivar B97-61/B2 chromosome 6, Criollo_cocoa_genome_V2, whole genome shotgun sequence includes these proteins:
- the LOC18595892 gene encoding uncharacterized protein LOC18595892 isoform X1, producing MDGNVMADPDSESYFQSDTLGLRHISSSLFNIPGFLVGFSTKGSSDSDMVRSPTSPLDLRVFANFSNPFSGRSPRSSSQSGYQKKWDCSKMGLGIVNLLADEIKSDGEDLDSPKRKNIIFGPQVKTKFPSSSRYSHEFLGNSMKSNSLPRNYIISQLSKDRKPNTNSGGSSLVFGNEEVPLEPKSDSSRLSPSFIASTKNSNLSSRSFCSENGTTSLNSSSLPIGRALQVDDSLLSKPSSLPIPVGHSMGSLSAHEIELSEDYTCIISHGPNPKTTHIFGDCILECHNTELTNFDKKAEPETKVSQLDKSPETSTPYPSDEFLSFCYSCQKKLEKDEDIYMYRGEKAFCSFDCRSEEIFAEEMEKTCNNSFNGSPEQSDDEDLFLMAMDDRSINHESWIAKHRV from the exons ATGGATGGTAATGTGATGGCTGATCCTGATTCAGAGTCCTATTTTCAGTCTGATACATTGGGTTTAAGGCATATTAGCAGCTCACTTTTCAATATTCCTGGTTTTCTTGTTGGATTTAGCACTAAGGGTTCTTCAGATTCTGATATGGTTCGGAGCCCTACATCTCCTCTTGATTTGAGAGTTTTTGCAAATTTTAGCAACCCATTTAGTGGTAGGTCTCCTAGATCATCATCCCAAAGTGGTTATCAAAAGAAGTGGGATTGCAGTAAGATGGGTTTGGGCATTGTGAATCTGCTTGCTGATGAAATTAAATCAGATGGTGAAGACCTTGATTCTCCAAAGAGaaagaatataatttttgGACCACAGGTGAAGACTAAGTTTCCTTCCTCTTCAAGGTATTCCCATGAATTCCTTGGTAATTCTATGAAATCCAATTCTTTGCCTAGGAATTACATAATTTCACAACTTTCCAAAGACAGAAAACCCAACACCAACTCAGGGGGTTCTAGTCTTGTCTTTGGAAATGAGGAAGTGCCATTAGAACCCAAATCAGATTCCAGCAGGCTTTCCCCTTCGTTTATTGCCTCCACCAAAAACTCCAATTTGAGTTCCAGAAGTTTTTGTTCAGAGAATGGAACCACCAGCCTTAATAGTTCATCTCTGCCAATTGGCAGAGCTTTGCAAGTAGATGATTCTTTGCTAAGTAAACCAAGTTCACTTCCTATACCCGTTGGCCATAGCATGGGATCTCTCTCTGCACATGAGATAGAACTTTCTGAGGATTATACTTGCATAATTTCTCATGGTCCAAACCCCAAAACAACTCACATTTTTGGTGACTGTATTTTGGAATGTCACAACACTGAGTTGACcaattttgacaaaaaagCAGAACCAGAAACCAAAGTGTCCCAACTGGATAAGAGCCCAGAGACTTCAACCCCTTACCCCTCTGATGAGTTTTTGAGCTTCTGTTACTCTTGCCAGAAAAAACTAGAGAAGGATGAAGACATTTACATGTACAG AGGTGAAAAGGCATTTTGCAGTTTTGATTGCCGCTCTGAGGAGATTTTCGCAGAGGAAATGGAGAAAACCTGTAATAATTCCTTCAATGGTTCTCCTGAGCAGAGTGATGATGAAGATCTCTTCCTAATGG CCATGGATGATCGCAGCATAAATCATGAATCATGGATAGCAAAGCATAGAGTTTGA
- the LOC18595896 gene encoding heat shock 70 kDa protein 14, with translation MSVVGFDFGNESCIVAVARQRGIDVVLNDESKRETPAIVCFGEKQRFIGTAGAASSTMNPKNSISQIKRLIGRQFSDPELQRDLKSLPFSVTEGPDGYPLIHARYLGEMKTFTPTQVLGMVLSDLKSIAEKNLNAAVVDCCIGIPVYFTDLQRRAVLDAATIAGLHPLRLIHETTATALAYGIYKTDLPENEQLNVAFVDIGHASMQVCIAGFKKGQLKILAHSFDCSLGGRDFDEVLFQHFAAKFKEDYKIDVFQNARACIRLRAACEKLKKVLSANPVAPLNIECLIDEKDVKGFIKREEFEQISAPILQRVKSPLEKALADAGLAVENVHMVEVVGSASRVPAMLKILTEFFGKEPRRTMNASECVAKGCALQCAILSPTFKVREFQVNESFPLPISLSWKGSASDAQNEGAEQQQLVFPKGNPIPSVKAVTFHKTSTFSVDVQYSDVSELQVPAKISTYTIGPFPTIRSERPKLKVKVRLNLHGIVSLESATLLEEEEVEVPVSKEPVKEDTKMETDEIPSDAAAPCANETDVNMQDAKGTADAEGVENGVPESGDKPVQMETDTKVEAPKKKVKKTNVPVAELVYGAMFPADVQKAVEKEFEMALQDRIMEETKDKKNAVEAYVYDMRNKLSDKYHDFVTAPEKEEFTAKLQETEDWLYEDGEDETKGVYVAKLEELKKQGDPIEERYKEYAERGTVIDQLAYCINSYREAAMSNDPKFDHIELAEKQKVLNECVEAEAWLREKKQQQDQLPKYATPVLLSADVRKKAEALDRFCRPIMTKPKPAKPATPETPATPPPQGSEAPPQGADDNANPNASPNCNADPSENAPADSAEAPPASTEPMETDKSESTSATA, from the exons ATGAGCGTTGTTGGGTTTGATTTTGGCAATGAAAGCTGCATTGTTGCTGTTGCGAGGCAGAGAGGGATTGATGTTGTGCTTAATGATGAATCAAAGCGTGAAACTCCAGCTATTGTATGCTTTGGGGAGAAGCAGAGATTCATTGGTACTGCAGGGGCAGCATCTTCTACAATGAACcctaaaaattcaatttctcAGATAAAGCGGTTGATTGGCCGTCAGTTCTCAGATCCTGAGTTGCAAAGGGATCTCAAGTCTTTACCCTTCAGTGTCACTGAGGGACCTGATGGATATCCTTTGATTCATGCTCGTTATTTAGGTGAAATGAAAACCTTTACTCCAACACAAGTCTTGGGAATGGTTTTGTCAGATTTGAAAAGCATAGCTGAGAAGAATCTGAATGCAGCAGTGGTCGATTGCTGCATTGGTATTCCTGTATATTTCACTGATCTTCAAAGAAGGGCAGTTTTAGATGCTGCCACAATTGCAGGCTTGCACCCTCTTCGCTTGATTCATGAAACTACAGCAACGGCATTGGCTTATGGTATCTATAAGACCGATTTACCTGAAAATGAGCAATTAAATGTTGCCTTTGTTGATATTGGACATGCTAGCATGCAAGTTTGTATTGCTGGCTTCAAGAAGGGACAACTCAAGATATTGGCTCATTCGTTTGACTGCTCTTTGGGCGGTAGAGATTTTGATGAAGTTTTATTTCAGCATTTTGCTGCAAAATTTAAAGAGGATTATAAGATTGATGTTTTCCAGAACGCAAGAGCTTGTATAAGGCTTCGGGCTGCTTGTGAGAAGTTAAAGAAGGTACTTAGTGCCAATCCTGTGGCACCTTTGAATATTGAGTGCTTAATAGATGAGAAGGATGTTAAGGGTTTCATTAAGAGAGAGGAGTTTGAACAGATCAGTGCTCCAATTTTGCAACGTGTGAAGAGCCCGCTGGAGAAGGCTCTTGCTGATGCTGGACTTGCAGTTGAGAATGTTCACATGGTTGAGGTTGTTGGTTCAGCTTCTCGTGTTCCGGCTATGTTAAAAATCCTCACGGAGTTCTTTGGTAAAGAGCCTAGGCGCACAATGAATGCTAGTGAATGTGTTGCAAAGGGTTGTGCTTTGCAATGTGCAATTCTCAGTCCCACATTCAAAGTTCGGGAGTTTCAG GTCAATGAGAGCTTCCCTTTACCAATTTCCCTATCATGGAAAGGATCTGCTTCAGATGCTCAGAATGAAGGAGCAGAACAACAACAACTGGTTTTTCCAAAGGGAAATCCAATACCCAGTGTCAAGGCTGTGACATTCCACAAGACAAGTACATTCAGTGTTGATGTTCAATATTCTGATGTCAGTGAGTTGCAGGTCCCTGCAAAGATTAGTACTTACACG ATTGGTCCTTTTCCAACAATAAGAAGTGAACGACCAAAATTGAAGGTCAAAGTTCGTCTGAATTTGCATGGGATTGTGTCCCTTGAGTCGGCAACT CTCTTGGAAGAGGAAGAAGTTGAAGttccagtgtcaaaagagccAGTAAAAGAAGATACTAAGATGGAGACTGATGAAATACCTAGTGATGCTGCTGCCCCCTGTGCCAATGAGACAGATGTTAATATGCAAGATGCCAAGGGTACAGCTGATGCTGAGGGGGTTGAAAATGGTGTTCCTGAGTCAGGGGACAAGCCTGTGCAAATGGAGACTGATACCAAA GTTGAGGCTCCTAAGAAGAAGGTTAAGAAAACAAATGTCCCAGTGGCAGAGTTGGTTTATGGTGCAATGTTTCCTGCAGATGTTCAAAAAGCAGTAGAGAAGGAGTTTGAAATGGCTTTGCAAGATAGGATAATGGAAGAAACAAAGGATAAAAAGAATGCTGTTGAAGCCTATGTCTACGACATGAGGAATAAG CTTAGTGATAAATACCATGATTTTGTCACTGCTCCGGAGAAGGAAGAGTTTACTGCTAAGCTTCAGGAAACAGAGGATTGGCTGTATGAAGATGGGGAGGATGAAACAAAAGGCGTCTATGTTGCCAAGCTTGAAGAGCTGAAGAAG CAAGGGGATCCTATTGAAGAACGTTATAAAGAGTATGCTGAGAGAGGAACTGTCATTGATCagttggcttactgtattaacAGTTACAGGGAGGCAGCCATGTCAAATGATCCCAAATTTGATCACATTGAACTTGCTGAAAAGCAAAAA GTCTTAAATGAGTGTGTGGAAGCTGAGGCCTggttgagagagaaaaaacagCAACAGGATCAACTTCCCAAGTATGCCACTCCGGTTCTCTTGTCAGCTGATGTGAGAAAGAAGGCTGAAGCATTAGACAG GTTTTGCAGGCCAATAATGACGAAACCTAAACCAGCTAAACCAGCCACACCTGAAACACCAGCAACCCCACCTCCTCAGGGAAGTGAGGCTCCGCCACAGGGTGCAGATGACAATGCCAACCCGAATGCAAGCCCTAACTGCAATGCTGACCCTAGTGAAAATGCACCAGCAGACAGTGCTGAGGCACCTCCAGCTTCTACAGAACCGATGGAAACTGACAAATCGGAGAGTACATCAGCTACTGCATAA
- the LOC18595893 gene encoding trihelix transcription factor ASIL2, with translation MDDIEDDARYPPNPYGVTHQQGYGSLNRQKLPVRNAPYARPIVNQYVDDDEDEEEEEDEEDLGEEEENHNQNNGVRYVGKDMDDDDDDDKLDEDEDDDDEGGDKQKGYNRKSDEVDLERHPKKRKLKSLVSSYEFAPRVPAAAVAATSVPKPSYGGRNSLTDWTERETFVLLDAWGDRFLQRGRKSLRSEEWQDVAERVSEVSKIERTDTQCRNRLDTLKKKYKKEKAMLAETGATTSKWVYFRKMDMLMSTPPQQGGLSCGLDSGEYVFMNPRVYLNRANGLDEMRDSPANSESADGEEDISDGLPPKKRRFGRQSDEGSSFRLLADSIQKFSDIYEKIENSKRQQMLELEKMRMDFHRELEMQKRQIMERAQAEIAKIQQGDDEENDVSAENASE, from the coding sequence ATGGATGACATTGAAGATGATGCTAGATACCCTCCAAATCCATATGGTGTTACTCACCAGCAGGGTTATGGTTCTTTGAATCGCCAAAAGCTTCCTGTAAGAAATGCTCCTTATGCTAGACCAATTGTGAATCaatatgttgatgatgatgaagatgaggaggaggaagaagatgaGGAGGATTTGGGAGAGGAAGAGGAAAACCATAACCAAAACAATGGTGTTCGGTATGTAGGAAAAGATatggatgatgatgatgacgaCGACAAGCTGGATGAAGATGAGGACGATGACGATGAAGGTGGTGATAAGCAGAAAGGTTATAATAGAAAGAGTGATGAGGTTGACTTGGAGAGGCACccaaaaaagaggaaattgaagaGTTTGGTGTCAAGTTATGAATTTGCTCCTCGAGTACCAGCAGCAGCAGTTGCAGCTACGTCAGTGCCAAAGCCCTCGTATGGCGGGAGGAATTCTCTTACAGATTGGACCGAGCGTGAGACATTTGTTTTGCTGGATGCATGGGGTGACCGGTTTTTGCAACGTGGGAGGAAGAGTCTTCGGTCTGAGGAATGGCAAGATGTTGCAGAGAGGGTATCAGAGGTTTCAAAGATTGAAAGGACTGACACCCAGTGTCGTAATCGATTGGATACATTGAAGAAGAAGTATAAGAAGGAGAAGGCTATGCTGGCAGAGACTGGTGCTACCACTAGCAAATGGGTTTATTTCAGAAAGATGGATATGTTAATGTCAACTCCTCCACAGCAGGGTGGACTCTCTTGTGGGTTGGACTCAGGGGAGTATGTGTTCATGAACCCTCGGGTTTATTTGAACCGTGCAAATGGTTTGGATGAAATGAGGGATAGCCCAGCAAATTCAGAATCCGCTGATGGTGAGGAGGATATCTCAGATGGACTGCCACCTAAAAAGAGAAGATTTGGGAGGCAATCTGATGAGGGTTCTTCGTTCAGATTGCTTGCAGACTCTATTCAGAAATTTAGCGATATATACGAAAAGATTGAgaatagtaaaagacagcagATGTTGGAATTGGAGAAGATGAGAATGGATTTTCATAGGGAGTTGGAAATGCAGAAGAGGCAGATCATGGAGAGAGCACAGGCTGAAATTGCAAAAATACAGCAGGGTGATGATGAGGAGAATGATGTCTCTGCTGAGAATGCTAGTGAGTAA
- the LOC18595892 gene encoding uncharacterized protein LOC18595892 isoform X2: MDGNVMADPDSESYFQSDTLGLRHISSSLFNIPGFLVGFSTKGSSDSDMVRSPTSPLDLRVFANFSNPFSGRSPRSSSQSGYQKKWDCSKMGLGIVNLLADEIKSDGEDLDSPKRKNIIFGPQVKTKFPSSSRYSHEFLGNSMKSNSLPRNYIISQLSKDRKPNTNSGGSSLVFGNEEVPLEPKSDSSRLSPSFIASTKNSNLSSRSFCSENGTTSLNSSSLPIGRALQVDDSLLSKPSSLPIPVGHSMGSLSAHEIELSEDYTCIISHGPNPKTTHIFGDCILECHNTELTNFDKKAEPETKVSQLDKSPETSTPYPSDEFLSFCYSCQKKLEKDEDIYIGEKAFCSFDCRSEEIFAEEMEKTCNNSFNGSPEQSDDEDLFLMAMDDRSINHESWIAKHRV; encoded by the exons ATGGATGGTAATGTGATGGCTGATCCTGATTCAGAGTCCTATTTTCAGTCTGATACATTGGGTTTAAGGCATATTAGCAGCTCACTTTTCAATATTCCTGGTTTTCTTGTTGGATTTAGCACTAAGGGTTCTTCAGATTCTGATATGGTTCGGAGCCCTACATCTCCTCTTGATTTGAGAGTTTTTGCAAATTTTAGCAACCCATTTAGTGGTAGGTCTCCTAGATCATCATCCCAAAGTGGTTATCAAAAGAAGTGGGATTGCAGTAAGATGGGTTTGGGCATTGTGAATCTGCTTGCTGATGAAATTAAATCAGATGGTGAAGACCTTGATTCTCCAAAGAGaaagaatataatttttgGACCACAGGTGAAGACTAAGTTTCCTTCCTCTTCAAGGTATTCCCATGAATTCCTTGGTAATTCTATGAAATCCAATTCTTTGCCTAGGAATTACATAATTTCACAACTTTCCAAAGACAGAAAACCCAACACCAACTCAGGGGGTTCTAGTCTTGTCTTTGGAAATGAGGAAGTGCCATTAGAACCCAAATCAGATTCCAGCAGGCTTTCCCCTTCGTTTATTGCCTCCACCAAAAACTCCAATTTGAGTTCCAGAAGTTTTTGTTCAGAGAATGGAACCACCAGCCTTAATAGTTCATCTCTGCCAATTGGCAGAGCTTTGCAAGTAGATGATTCTTTGCTAAGTAAACCAAGTTCACTTCCTATACCCGTTGGCCATAGCATGGGATCTCTCTCTGCACATGAGATAGAACTTTCTGAGGATTATACTTGCATAATTTCTCATGGTCCAAACCCCAAAACAACTCACATTTTTGGTGACTGTATTTTGGAATGTCACAACACTGAGTTGACcaattttgacaaaaaagCAGAACCAGAAACCAAAGTGTCCCAACTGGATAAGAGCCCAGAGACTTCAACCCCTTACCCCTCTGATGAGTTTTTGAGCTTCTGTTACTCTTGCCAGAAAAAACTAGAGAAGGATGAAGACATTTACAT AGGTGAAAAGGCATTTTGCAGTTTTGATTGCCGCTCTGAGGAGATTTTCGCAGAGGAAATGGAGAAAACCTGTAATAATTCCTTCAATGGTTCTCCTGAGCAGAGTGATGATGAAGATCTCTTCCTAATGG CCATGGATGATCGCAGCATAAATCATGAATCATGGATAGCAAAGCATAGAGTTTGA
- the LOC18595892 gene encoding uncharacterized protein LOC18595892 isoform X4, producing MDGNVMADPDSESYFQSDTLGLRHISSSLFNIPGFLVGFSTKGSSDSDMVRSPTSPLDLRVFANFSNPFSGRSPRSSSQSGYQKKWDCSKMGLGIVNLLADEIKSDGEDLDSPKRKNIIFGPQVKTKFPSSSRGEKAFCSFDCRSEEIFAEEMEKTCNNSFNGSPEQSDDEDLFLMAMDDRSINHESWIAKHRV from the exons ATGGATGGTAATGTGATGGCTGATCCTGATTCAGAGTCCTATTTTCAGTCTGATACATTGGGTTTAAGGCATATTAGCAGCTCACTTTTCAATATTCCTGGTTTTCTTGTTGGATTTAGCACTAAGGGTTCTTCAGATTCTGATATGGTTCGGAGCCCTACATCTCCTCTTGATTTGAGAGTTTTTGCAAATTTTAGCAACCCATTTAGTGGTAGGTCTCCTAGATCATCATCCCAAAGTGGTTATCAAAAGAAGTGGGATTGCAGTAAGATGGGTTTGGGCATTGTGAATCTGCTTGCTGATGAAATTAAATCAGATGGTGAAGACCTTGATTCTCCAAAGAGaaagaatataatttttgGACCACAGGTGAAGACTAAGTTTCCTTCCTCTTCAAG AGGTGAAAAGGCATTTTGCAGTTTTGATTGCCGCTCTGAGGAGATTTTCGCAGAGGAAATGGAGAAAACCTGTAATAATTCCTTCAATGGTTCTCCTGAGCAGAGTGATGATGAAGATCTCTTCCTAATGG CCATGGATGATCGCAGCATAAATCATGAATCATGGATAGCAAAGCATAGAGTTTGA
- the LOC18595892 gene encoding uncharacterized protein LOC18595892 isoform X3, with protein sequence MDGNVMADPDSESYFQSDTLGLRHISSSLFNIPGFLVGFSTKGSSDSDMVRSPTSPLDLRVFANFSNPFSGRSPRSSSQSGYQKKWDCSKMGLGIVNLLADEIKSDGEDLDSPKRKNIIFGPQVKTKFPSSSRYSHEFLGNSMKSNSLPRNYIISQLSKDRKPNTNSGGSSLVFGNEEVPLEPKSDSSRLSPSFIASTKNSNLSSRSFCSENGTTSLNSSSLPIGRALQVDDSLLSKPSSLPIPVGHSMGSLSAHEIELSEDYTCIISHGPNPKTTHIFGDCILECHNTELTNFDKKAEPETKVSQLDKSPETSTPYPSDEFLSFCYSCQKKLEKDEDIYMYRGEKAFCSFDCRSEEIFAEEMEKTCNNSFNGSPEQSDDEDLFLMGMPINIHG encoded by the exons ATGGATGGTAATGTGATGGCTGATCCTGATTCAGAGTCCTATTTTCAGTCTGATACATTGGGTTTAAGGCATATTAGCAGCTCACTTTTCAATATTCCTGGTTTTCTTGTTGGATTTAGCACTAAGGGTTCTTCAGATTCTGATATGGTTCGGAGCCCTACATCTCCTCTTGATTTGAGAGTTTTTGCAAATTTTAGCAACCCATTTAGTGGTAGGTCTCCTAGATCATCATCCCAAAGTGGTTATCAAAAGAAGTGGGATTGCAGTAAGATGGGTTTGGGCATTGTGAATCTGCTTGCTGATGAAATTAAATCAGATGGTGAAGACCTTGATTCTCCAAAGAGaaagaatataatttttgGACCACAGGTGAAGACTAAGTTTCCTTCCTCTTCAAGGTATTCCCATGAATTCCTTGGTAATTCTATGAAATCCAATTCTTTGCCTAGGAATTACATAATTTCACAACTTTCCAAAGACAGAAAACCCAACACCAACTCAGGGGGTTCTAGTCTTGTCTTTGGAAATGAGGAAGTGCCATTAGAACCCAAATCAGATTCCAGCAGGCTTTCCCCTTCGTTTATTGCCTCCACCAAAAACTCCAATTTGAGTTCCAGAAGTTTTTGTTCAGAGAATGGAACCACCAGCCTTAATAGTTCATCTCTGCCAATTGGCAGAGCTTTGCAAGTAGATGATTCTTTGCTAAGTAAACCAAGTTCACTTCCTATACCCGTTGGCCATAGCATGGGATCTCTCTCTGCACATGAGATAGAACTTTCTGAGGATTATACTTGCATAATTTCTCATGGTCCAAACCCCAAAACAACTCACATTTTTGGTGACTGTATTTTGGAATGTCACAACACTGAGTTGACcaattttgacaaaaaagCAGAACCAGAAACCAAAGTGTCCCAACTGGATAAGAGCCCAGAGACTTCAACCCCTTACCCCTCTGATGAGTTTTTGAGCTTCTGTTACTCTTGCCAGAAAAAACTAGAGAAGGATGAAGACATTTACATGTACAG AGGTGAAAAGGCATTTTGCAGTTTTGATTGCCGCTCTGAGGAGATTTTCGCAGAGGAAATGGAGAAAACCTGTAATAATTCCTTCAATGGTTCTCCTGAGCAGAGTGATGATGAAGATCTCTTCCTAATGGGTATGCCCATTAACAT CCATGGATGA
- the LOC18595895 gene encoding pentatricopeptide repeat-containing protein At3g16010, whose product MKTIMPSSALRRSISTLSHLCEPIKQTENEIVQMFQLPSPKKEAQDLAVKRKKPSVRTLDERFIRILKIFKWGSDAEKALEVLKLKVDQRLVREVLMIDVEINVKIQFFKWAGKRRNFEHDSTTYMTLIHCLDEAGLVGEMWKTIQEMLRSTCAIGPAELSEIVRILGKAKMVNKALSIFYQIKCRKCKPTSSTYNNIILMLMLEGHHEKVHELYNEMCNEGNCLPDTVTYSALISTFSKLGRHDSAIRLFEEMKENGLQPTSKIYTTLIKIYFKLGETWKALGLVQEMKGKGCKPTVFTYTELIKGLGKAGRVQDAYGIFMNMLKEGGKPDVVLINNMINILGKAGRLEDAFKLFNKMKSWQCIPNVVTYNTVIKALFDSKAPSSEASLWFEKMKADGVVPSSFTYSILIDGFCKTNKVEKALLLLEEMDERGFPPCPAAYCSLINSLGKAKRYEAANELFQELKENCGCSSARVYAVMIKHFGKCGRLSDAVDLFNEMKKLGCNPDVYAYNALMSGMVRAGMINEAHSLLRTMEENGCAPDLNSHNIILNGLARTGGPRRAMEMFMKMENSNIKPDAVSYNTVLGCLSRAGMLEEAAKLMKEMKARGFEYDLITYSSILEAVGKIDEDRSLSTF is encoded by the exons ATGAAAACCATCATGCCATCATCTGCTTTGAGGCGATCCATATCAACTTTGTCTCACCTCTGCGAGCCAATCAAGCAAACAG AGAATGAGATAGTGCAAATGTTCCAGTTGCCTAGTCCAAAGAAGGAAGCTCAGGACTTGGCTGTTAAGAGGAAGAAACCCTCTGTACGGACATTGGATGAGAGGTTCataagaattttgaaaatatttaagtggGGTTCTGATGCAGAGAAGGCATTGGAAGTGCTCAAGTTGAAGGTGGACCAACGGTTGGTTCGTGAGGTTTTGATGATAGATGTAGAGATCAATGTTAAAATCCAGTTCTTCAAGTGGGCagggaaaagaagaaacttTGAACATGACTCTACCACCTACATGACTTTAATTCACTGTTTGGATGAAGCAGGACTTGTTGGTGAAATGTGGAAGACTATCCAAGAGATGCTTCGAAGTACATGTGCTATTGGCCCGGCTGAATTGTCTGAAATTGTGAGAATATTGGGCAAAGCTAAGATGGTGAACAAGGCACTCTCCATTTTTTATCAGATTAAATGTCGCAAGTGCAAGCCAACATCAAGCACTTACAACAATATAATCTTGATGTTGATGCTAGAAGGGCACCATGAGAAAGTTCATGAGCTCTATAATGAGATGTGCAATGAGGGTAACTGTTTACCAGACACAGTGACCTACAGTGCACTGATATCTACTTTCAGTAAGTTGGGTCGTCATGATTCTGCCATTAGGTTGTTTGAAGAGATGAAGGAGAATGGATTACAGCCTACGTCAAAGATTTATACAACCTTAattaaaatctattttaaGCTAGGTGAGACTTGGAAAGCTTTAGGTCTAGTTCAGGAGATGAAAGGAAAGGGCTGTAAGCCAACTGTTTTTACTTACACAGAGTTGATAAAGGGGCTTGGAAAAGCTGGGAGGGTTCAAGATGCCTATGGTATATTCATGAATATGTTAAAGGAAGGTGGTAAGCCTGATGTTGTGCTTATTAACAATATGATTAACATCTTGGGCAAAGCAGGTCGATTGGAAGATGCTTTTAAGCTTTTCAATAAAATGAAGTCTTGGCAGTGTATACCAAATGTTGTAACATATAACACTGTAATTAAAGCTTTATTTGACTCCAAAGCCCCAAGTTCTGAGGCATCTTTATGGTTCGAGAAGATGAAGGCAGATGGTGTTGTTCCCAGCTCATTTACTTATTCAATTCTTATTGATGGTTTCTGCAAGACAAACAAAGTTGAGAAAGCTTTATTACTCCTGGAAGAGATGGATGAAAGGGGTTTTCCTCCTTGTCCAGCTGCATATTGTAGCCTGATCAACAGTCTTGGAAAGGCAAAACGATATGAAGCTGCCAATGAGTTATTTCAGGAATTGAAAGAGAATTGTGGGTGTTCAAGTGCTCGGGTGTATGCAGTGATGATAAAACATTTTGGAAAGTGCGGCCGTTTGAGTGATGCTGTAGATCTTTTCAATGAGATGAAGAAACTGGGATGCAATCCTGATGTTTATGCTTATAATGCTCTCATGTCAGGGATGGTAAGGGCTGGCATGATAAATGAAGCTCATTCCTTGCTCAGAACCATGGAAGAAAACGGTTGTGCTCCAGACTTGAATTCTCATAATATCATTCTAAATGGCTTAGCTAGGACAGGTGGCCCAAGGCGGGCAATGGAAATGTTTATGAAGATGgagaattcaaatattaaaCCTGATGCAGTATCTTACAATACTGTCCTTGGCTGCCTCAGCCGAGCTGGTATGCTTGAAGAGGCTGCAAAGTTAATGAAAGAGATGAAAGCAAGAGGTTTTGAATATGATCTCATCACTTACTCATCGATACTTGAGGCAGTTGGCAAGATTGATGAAGATCGTAGTCTAAGCACTTTCTGA